GTGATGGCAGACGATGCCATTCTGTGCCCTTCCTTTCCAGGAGGGTGAAAACCATCTCTCCCAGCGTCAAGCAGTTCTTCAGTCAGGCCCGTGCGCTCAGGCACATCTCCATGGCGGGGACCAAGCTGCCTCCAGATGCTGTCAGGTATGGGGTGGGATTGGAATTGGGATCTGCTGCGGGGGAtgggggtggatttggggtggatGTTGGTCCCGGTGGCCTCACTTGGAGTTTCTCAGGGACGCTGGATGGGGCTGCGAGGGGCAGAGCTCACAGTGCTCATGTCGGTGGGTGGCTTTGGTGACTTttccagggctgtgctgcaaggGCTGGCGTACAACAGCCATATCAGCGACCTGCACCTGGATCTTAGCAGCTGCGAGGTGAGGGCGAGCACCCGTGGGTGCCATAGGTCCGTGCCCTGCCCGCTGTGGGGCCAAGTGACCGTCCCGACGGCAGCCTCTCATTCGCAGGGCTCCCCTTGTACTGACGTCTTGCTGTTTGTTCCAAGCTGAGGTCGGCAGGAGCTCAGGTCATCCAGGACCTCATCCCCGACGCCAGTGCCATCAGCGACCTGGATCTGTCTGACAACGGTGGGTTGCCCTTTCCTCACCCAGGGGAGGTTGTCCTGCCTTGGGCTGCTCCTCAACTGCTCCTACCCATCTTGTAGAAGACGGGTAGGGTCCCAGCGGGCACCTCGCCCCCGTAGCTGCACTGATATTCCAAAGGCTAATTGCCCTCCCAAGCTCTCCAGCTAACAAAGTGTATTTATGGGCTCCGTGAAGCCGTGTATCCCTCTGGCTGTCTGTGCCCACAGGCTTTGACTCCGATATGGTGACACTGGTGCTGTCCATTGGCAGAAGCAAGTCCATCCGGCACGTCTCTTTGGGAAAAAACTTTAACATCAAATCCAAGTGAGTGCAACCTGCAGCGCTTTGTCCCCAGGCTGAGGTCCCCTCTGTCACCATGCGCCCGTCTCAGGTCTCCATCCCCATCCGAGCCCTGGATTGGTTGGAAACGTCAGCCATCCCCTACCCGCCCCTTGGAAACACAGCGGGGGTCCCTGTAGGACCACATCTTCACCCAGTGTGGGCAGGAGGAAAGggctggctctgctggctgaCCCGGCACCCATGGGTGCATGAATTACCTCCTGCCTCCCCCACAGGGATGGGCTGGTGGACGTCCTGCACCGCATCGTCCAGCTCACCCAGGAGGACGACTGTGTGAGTACAGTGCGTCCCAACCACCCCCCCCGTGTCCTGTCCTCAGCTTCCAAGCAACATCCATCCGGGGTGCACCCAGCACGGTGGCCGGGCTCCATCCAGCATGGGGTGGGAGCAACGATCCCTCTCCTCCACCACCATCTGAGCACAttgctcttctcttcctccatcCAAAGTAGATGGTCAGATGGAGAAGCGAGAGCTTCTGTTTGGAAGGTGGGAGAGGGAAGCAGGAGAGCCCGTGCCTGTCTGATCTGGTGTAACGTGGGCTGCTACGGCGGCCACCAGCCTGCATATCCCCACCACAAGACAGGGATGGTCACCCAGGTGTGCTGTGACCGTGACAGCCACATTTCCCTTCTTGTTCCCCCACCCAGCCCCTCCAGTCCCTGTCTGTGGCCGAGTCACGCCTCAAGCTGGGCACCAACGTCCTGCTGAGCGCCCTGGGCAGCAACACCAGCCTGACCACGCTGGACATCAGCGGCAATGCCATGGGGGACACCGGTGCCAAGATGTTGGCCAAGGCTCTACAGATCAATACGAAGCTCAGGTAGCAGCAAGGCCATGGAGACCTCCTGTGGTCTGCTTTGCATGCTGATGGCTATGTGATGGCTGTGGTTGGGATGCCAAAGCCACCAGAGGATGCTCCTTGTGACCACAGACCTGGCCCTGCACCGTTCCTGCCCAGCGGTCAAGAGCTGTGGCCAGATCTTTGTTTTGTACCAGCCAGCTGGGGCGGTGCTGGTGACAAATATGGTGACGCACAAAGGGCAAAAGAGCAGCTGAGTAGCAGTCCCTACATGGTGACCCTGCACCATCGTGTGCCAGCTTTTTGcttctgcacagcccagcaggctgcagctgggctcaTGCAGTTACTGCCCCACTCTGCTCCGTCATCCAGTTCCTAAAATGCCACTTTTGGACTAAATTCTCCATGCAGAGGGATAGCAGCTGCAAAGGAGAGGTCATGTTGCAAGACTGATGTCCTGCTTGCTAGGCAGACATGCCTCATTCCTATCCTCTTCTCAGGACCGTGGTGTGGGACAGGAACAACACCACTGCCCTTGGACTCCTGGAGGTGGCTCAGGCTTTGGAGAGGTAAGGATGGAGCAGCATGGTCTTCCCAGCCAGCTGCCACCATGCACCAGGATGTCACTGTCCCCAGGGCCTCTTGTCCCCAAAAGCATCGCGTGGGTACCGGTGGGTTGCATGCAGAGTCTGGGGGCGACGGCGCTCTGGGGCTGGCTGGGACCCAGCCTCCCTAGGACCTGCAGGGGATTTGTCCCAGcgggctgccctgctggggtCCGTGCCCTCGTGGCAGTGCCCTCCACTCACCCCACCACTGCCTGGCAGGAACTACACCCTCAAGTCCATGCCCTTGCCAATGAGCGACGTGGCACAGGCATACCGGAGCAACCCCGAGAGGACAGAGGAGGCGGTGCACAAGGTGGGACAGAGGGCTGGGGTGGGGAGCAGGGCTTGGATTTGGCTGCTCGTGACCACCTGCACGCCACAGCTCCAATCCTGCTTGGCGAGGAACCAGACACGGCGCGCGCTGCCCACGCAGACCTTCCGGCTGCAGCAGGGCATCCTGACCTCCTCCTCCGAGCAGGTGAGCATCGCCCAATCCATCATCCTCCATCACTGATAACTCACAGCCTTCCTACATCCCCACCACGTCTTCCTCCGGGAGGCAATGGGGACCGGCTGGTGACACGGCTCCTCCACGCTCCAGATGGTGAATGAGATCTGCTTGAGCGTGCAGAAGCACATCGACATCCTGAGCTCCTGCCCgggcagggagatggaggcGGACATCCTCCGTGCTGAGGAAGCCATCAGGAATGCCAACCTGGCCGTCAGTGTGAGTCTGCGTGGGGACAGCAGGCGAGAAAGTACTTGGCCTGTGGGGTTTACGTTCGTATCGAAGTGGTTTATTGATTCATTGATGGCATAATTAACTGGCAGCCAGTGCGTATTGCTACCgtcagcacagcagctgtgtgtgagCGAGTGCTTGCAAAAAGTGTTCAGGAAGAGCTACGAAATGTGGAACTTCCCTCTGTAACGATGCCCCAAACCCTCGCCTGCATGGAATGAGaggatggcttaggttggaagggatcttgaaGATCATCCGGTTCCAAcctgctgccatgggcagggttgccagccactagattgAGCTGCCGAGAGCTCCATCCAGCGCATCTCCTGTCCTTGCTTTAGGGGCTGTAGGGAGATAAAGCAGGACAGCACCAATGGAAAGCCCAACAGGTCACTGGGAGTCCCCAGCCAATGCTTTTCCATGGGTCTATGCTTCCCAAGGCCAAGCAGAGCAAGGGAAGGGGCCCCATGGGATGGCTCACGGTGTCTCTCTCCTCCCCGCAGATCTTGCCCATGTTGTACGAAGCAGGGAATGCCCCGCACCAGAGCGGCAAGCTGCAGCACAAGCTGGAGTGCCTGGTGGAGGAAGCATCGCAGACCTGCGGCCGGGAAATCCAGGTGGGAACCCCtagggagctgctgggctggggcgcTCATCCACCCAGTACAAAGGTCCAGGGACATCCCCCTGCTTACCACCCCCACCACACCCACAGCATCTCCTGGAATAAACAGGAGAAGACGGCTCCTGTTGGGATGCCCCAAACGCCCCTTTCCTCCCCAGGCCATCATGCAGGCGGTGCTGGACGCGGCGCACAACCTGTGCCCACCCATGGTGCAGAAGAGCGGGGCGAGGGACCAGCTGGTCAACGCCATGTCGGAGCGCATCCACCTCCAGGAGCACCTCAGCCTCAGCGCCGTCCTGGACCAGATGGTCACCGACGTCTTCAGCAAGCTGAAGTGGGTGTTGTGCCTTTGGTTGGCACgctggggatggggattggACAAACTCCAACAACGCAATACTCCGTTCTTGGGTCCAGTTTGGGTTCGGGGTTTGGCCACGGGGTGACGTTCCTGCTGGAGCATCGTGGTGGGAGGGCTGCGGGTACCCGGCTCCATCTCGCCTTGCTGCATGGGGCCCTGTGGGCGTCCCTGACACACCTGTCCTTGCTCCCAGCGAGATCAAGCTGTCCATCACCGCTGCCGTGGCTGACTGCATCGTGGATGCCGTACTGGGAGATCTGATGGCTGCCCAGTGCAAGCTGGTGAGTGTCCACGTGGCCCCATGGGGAGGTGTGGCACGGGGGGCTCTGAgcttgcactgctcagcacgaTGAGGTGGCCCAGCATGGATTTGCTGTCCGTAAAGCAAGATGATCCCCACCAGGCTGCCAGTCCTCCAGGGTCATCTTCTCCCAGCGTGGCTGCAGCAGGGTTAAGGTCTCACGGCTCCTCCACACCCCATGGAGAAGCGTGCTGGGTGCGAGGATGGACCCAGCACCTGGGCCAGGAGCACCCGAGCTCTGCAGCCGGCTAATCAGCCCTAAATCCCCCGCAaatcccagctgcaggcagggagcagagcagcacggcGCGCTTCAGCCACGGGGATAATTTAAGCGCTTCCTAATGGTTTTAGGCAGAGAGCCTCCCCACGCATGGGCCGGATCTCCTGGAGCCTGCTGAGGACGATGCCGCCGCACCGGCACGGGGCAGGAACCCCTCGGAGCTCACCGAGAGAGGCTTTGCAACGGAGGAGGTAGGGCTCCGTCCCCCTCGCGGTGACCCCGCTGCTGCATGACGGTGCCCACAGGCTTTTATCCGCCTTATGGGATGATGCCAGGCTTAGAGTCACTGCCTCCACGGGCTCGGGCAGCCTGCGGCACCTGGGGCACATCCCGGCCGTGTCCCATGTTGCTCCCGTCCCTCCTGGCACCCATAGCATGTAGGTGACGCGGGGTCTGGCAGCTTGGCCATGCGGAGGGGTTATTTGGGTTCCAGGGATGAGCTGGGCCAACATAAAGGGTGCAGCCCTGGGGGCAGAGGTGGCAGAGTCCCGTCATCCCAGCAAAGTGCTGGATGATCCGTGGTGATGGATGAGCCGTGGTGGCGATGGGTGATCCATGAACGATGGATGATCTGTGatgatgctcagagggctggagcacctctcctgtgaggaaaggctgaggggttgggcttgtttagcttggaggagagaaggctctggggaggcctcgctgcagccttcctgtacttgaggggagcttacaagcaggaggggatcCAATCTTCTACGGggctgatagtgatagaacgagggaaaatggctttaaactaacaGAGGGGAGATGTAGGTTAGGTGTcaggaagaaatccttcccgactcagagggcggtgaggcgctggcgctgctgccagagctgtgggtgcccatccctggaggtgccccaaGACATGGatgggcactgggcagcccgagctgggggtgggggcagccagccctccccagcagggagttggagctCAATGGgctttaaaagtcccttccaacatcaGACATTTGATGACTGACTCTGTGATGAACATCACGGCGATGGAACACATCTCCCCAAACCAGGCATCCCCCATGGCCTCCTTGGCCGTCCCCACACCGCTGGTGGCTGCAAACCGCTCCAggctccctcctcccttctctccttgCAGTACAAGATGGCTCTAcggaggaaaaacaaacacttcagGAGCATTCGGCCCACGCTGACTGTGAGAAGTAAGGGCGCAGTGCGGAGGGCTCACACCATTAACTCGGGGTGCCGTGGTGCTGCAATGCTCGGCTGGCTCAGCGTGGGAGGACGCCCTGAGCTCCCTCCCAGGGATGCTGGCAGGGGTGGGAGGCTCGAGGACGTCTCAGGAGGTCTCCATTTGGGTCACAGCCGGGGGGCTTTGCGTGGAGGTTGGGGTCGCCCATGGGCGGGTGCTGCggggtgctgggctgtgctgggcagccGGTTGTACCCCACAAAATCTGCCACGCGTGGGcgggctgggggcagctggagcACGGCAGGACGTTGGCCAGGGGGTGCTGGAGAAGGAGTGCGGCCTTTGGGTGGCGTTGTGTGCCGGGGGCTGTGGTGCCTGCCGGAGACCCCGGTAGCGCCTTGCACGCACGTGGACCCCACGGCATCCCAGATAAAGCCGTGTTGAGCGCAACCAGAGAGCGCTGGGACAGCGCACGGGAGGGAGGCAGTCCCAAAGCGAtcccgctgcctgcagcccagccctctcccccagcccctAACCCGGCATTAGGGGAAACGTCGGGATCTGgcagccgccgccgcctgcTCCGTGGGCACCGCCGCAAGGGTCCCCGAGCATCCCTCCCCCCGCATCCCTGGGGGACCGCGCAGCGCCGCCGGCGTGGCAGCAGGATCCATCCCCGCTGCGCCGCACAGCTGACGCGCAATCCCTCCCCGCCGTCAGCAGCGCCGCGGCCGCGcgttcccccctccccaccggTGGGCTTCTCGCCCTTCGCCAGGTCTCTCGGAGCTGGAGCTGCCGGCCGCCGGGAAGGCTCGTCCTGCTCCCGCAAAGGATGCCGAGCCCTCCGCCGGCGCCCATCCCGGCACGCCGCCCGCCCAAGCCCTCATGGACCTGCCGACCGCCGGGGAGAGGCTGGAGCACTGCACCAAAGCCAGGCCCAGGCCCAACCGCCGGCACAAGCAGCCGCCCAGCAAGCCCACCGTAAGCAGCGCCGCCGAgcgccggggggggggaggggggtgctCGCCGGGTTTTGTTATCGTGATGATTATTTTCTCCTATCGTGCTGATGGAGGGACGGGGGATGCGTCTGCTTTATTGCCCTGTGCGTGACGTGCCGGAGCTCGGAGGACGGGTCGGGGGCTCGGGCGCTCACCCCTTGTTTATGAAGCGGTGATGCAGAGCTGCGGGAGCCGGGGAGAAGACAGGGAAAAAGCCCGGGGCTGCGGCTCCCTCCGTCCTGCTCCTCTGAACGTTCTCTCGTGGCTCACCAACGAGCAGCACAGCGCAGCCCTGTGCGGGGCCGGTGCTGGGGCTCGGCTCCGCCGACCccaaaggctgtgctgtgctggggaggtgcAGCCTGCCGCGGtccccttctcctccagctGGGCTTGAAGCACAACGCAACTTTTGGGTGCTCTGGGGAGAGGCTGTCAGCCATCCGGGTGCTGCCCCGGCAGCAACGTCACCGTCTGGTGGGTGTTGTGGCACCCGAGAGGAACAGGGAAGGGGTTTTTCCACCCATGGGGCAGCGGGTGGAAGCGGGGCTGGACCCCAGTGGCACCAGCTTGTGCCCTCAGCACTGAGATGCAGCAGTGCCTGGACACCCACCAGAAACCACCTGGCCGTGGCCGCTGGTGTCAGAGGGGGCACGAATCCAGCTGCAGTGTAAAGGTGTTAGGGGCTGAGGCCGTTGGTGGGGAAGTGCCTTCTTCTGGTCGAGAAATGCCACCCATGCTGTGCCACGTGCTGGGGCCGGACCTTCCTCCACGGACCAATTTGCTGCCCTGGCACGGAGCTGGTGACCTCATCTGCAGGGtctcacccagcagcagctccatccttGCTACAGGCAGGGATGTCCCTTTCTTGGGACGTGCACCCTTGCCAAAGGCTGCTTCTCCGTGGGTCTGGGGTCAGAGACCTCACCAGGCTCTGGGAGGGCTCGGAGCTGGGATGCAGCCTGGCCACAGCGCAGTGGGGCTTTCTGATGGGGGGTGCCAGCACCTATCCCGCAGCAGCGCCCAGAGAGCCTCCTTAGGAGCTGGTGGCTCCACAAggggtagatgtggcactgagggatgtggggggggatgggttggggttggacttgatgatcttagcggtcttttccaaccttaacgattctatgaccTTGGTGCCTTGGGGTTTTTGGCTGATGTCGGGGCTCAAAGCCCCCACCTGTGGCTGAAGGCGGTGCTTGCCTGCAGGTGCAGCCTGTGGCCCATGAGAACAGCGAGGACAGGAGCATCACCCGCGTGGATGAGGGCCTGGAGGACTTCTTCACCAAGAGGCTCATCGCCGAGGAGCTGCCGTAAGCCGTgggggtggctgcagccctcagctgggTCCCAGCACACATCCATCCCTGTGCGCGGTGCCCTTGCAGACCATGTCGTGCTCTGGGCTGTGTTCACCCGCTGCGCCGGCTGAGGGTGCTGAAGAGGTGCCGGGGAGATGGCACAGCACGCTGCAGGCACCCCGTGGGGCAGAGCTCACATCCCCCGGGGGTGTTTCCATCCACAGGCAGAGGGGTTGGGGAAGGGCTGTGGTGGTGGCGTGTGGAGGTGGTGACGGTGGTGGCACCTGGCGAGAATGGCTGCCTTTGCCAGAGCGAGCCCAGGTCTCGGATTCATCGTTTAGGGGGCTATGAGGGCAAACGCAGCCCTGTGCTGACCTTCCCTATGCTTcttccagcagccccacagtgctggAGAGCGGCCCAGGCTCGGCCCCTCTGGCGTCCTCCAGCTCCCGCACCCTCAAGAAGAAAATCGGGAACTTTTTTGCTTTCAAGAAGCCCAAATCCAGCCGGAGCTCCCGGTGCGAGAAGGAGCCCGAGGGCGGTGCGGCGGCCCCCAGGAGCAGGCGGTCGATGCTCAGTGACATTTTACGGGCTCCCAGCAAGGCGGGCGAGCCGGGCAAAGCTCTGAGCAAATCTGAGGAGGGGGCGCTCAGCGCTGAGCCCGAGCACAGCCAGACCCCCGAGGCTGCCCGCAGGATCAGGCCCAAGTACTCGAGGGAGGGCAAATCCCAGtccctcatcctgctgcctggggaggaTGAGGAGGCACTGGGGGTCAGGCAGGACAAGGTAAGCATCGCTCCAGCCGGGTCCCAAAACGTCCCCTTGGATGGCTGTCGCTGAGCCAGGTGCTGTTGCCATCAtgagtggtggtggtggcgggGCATCAGATGAGCCTTTCGTTGCACCTGGTGCTGTGCCCgctaaggggggggggggagggtgggatAGGGTGGGGGCGTGAGGACCCTTGAGCAGTACCCGGTGCCCCTGGCACCCCCAATAGACCCGTGCACCTCTTGTCCTGCCACCGTCTTGCTGCCCTACAGAAGAGGCACCTGGAGAAGAGCGATGGGGAGCTGCCCAACTCCTTCGAGCAGCGCGTCCACGTCATGCTGCACCGCATGGGTGTCACCAAGGGCCTGGTCACCgagagcaagaagcagcaggTGAGGCAGGAGCTTCCTCTGGGCAGAGCCTGCACCCACACGGGTGGGGGAGGTGGTGGCCCCATGGGGCAGAtgacacagagcagtgctgtcgCTGCCTGCGGCCACCGTCCTGTCACTCCACCCCCTACAATGGGGACCATCCCTTGGGCTCCTGTGCACTGCATTGGACTGTACATCCCTCCCATACCCTCTATCTgtcactgtctttctttttcattgcagAGCAAGGACAGTGAGATCAAGAAGGCTGGTTCAGATGGTGAGGGGCCACCTTCTATCCCTGGGGGCCACCCTGAGAGCCCTCACATGTGTGCCGTGGGTTGGCCATGGGTTGATGAGCTCCGCGCCCTGAAGCCATTGGCCTGTATTTGCAGGGGACATCGTGGACAGCTCTGCGGACTCCCCCCCGTCCCTGAAGGCTCGCACGCACTCCGTGTCCACAGGTAGGTGGGCCAGCAGTGGGAAAGGGCAGGGTGAGGACGCCCAACCCGAGAGCCATCGCCCCGTGGTGGACCCCCATCCATTGGGGTCACGGGGCTGTGCGCGCCCAcgctctgccccacagatgCATCCCTCCGGGGTCCATCGGAGCCCAGCCCGGCCTGGAAGGCGCTGGGGCGGCAGCTGAACGCCGAGCTGACGGGGCTGGGCCGTGAGCAGCTCCGGCGTTGCTCAGCCGGCCCCGAGCAGAGCGGGCAGCCGGCGTGCCGCGAGGcctggagcagcagcctgccgaggcagggcaggagccACACCGGGGAGCCGACCGCCGGCACCGCGCTGCCCCCAtcgccctgctctgctgctgaaggTACCCGAAGCACCACCGGCCCTCGGTGGCCGCCGTGGTGTTCCCCTCAGCCTCTGCTTTGTCCTCTGACGCCGTCTCCCGTTGCAGACAACCGCCTGACGCCGCGGCTGGCCGTGCTCGGGGCCCGCCGGGCTGTCTCGGTCCACgaggagcagctcagggagCCAGAGTGCCTGGCGGAGTTGGGAAGTGAGTGGGAAACGCGGCCTTCGTGCCTCACGCCTCCCGCTGTCCCCACGCCTTAACGCGCTTGTGTCCCCCCAGCTGCCACGATCCCCCTCCGTCTGCGGCGGTCGCCTGTGCTGAAACGGAGACCGGAGGCGAGCAGTGAGCCGAGGCCGGCGGCGGAGGCGGGAGGTGAGGAGCAAGGCAGGCACTGAGCTCCCTGCGCCGAGCCAAGGCTGCGCTCAGCACGGCCTTTGTGGTTTTGCAGGCACCGCGGCGCAGGACCGGCTGCAGGCTGCGCTGGATGAGGCACAGACAGCAGCCGGTGTGTTGCACGGGGAGCGGCCGCCAGCCGCAGCACAGACTGTTGTGTATGCACAAGACTCAGCCGTAGACCAAAGAAGCCCTGTGCCGGGCCTGGGGGAGCCAGCCCTGGGACAGTGAGCCCTGCATGCCGCCGCACTGTTCCCAATAAAACCCTGCAAGCGAGCGCACGGTGATGGGGTGATTAGCAATGGGGATGTAAGGCCGCTCTGTGCCCTGCTCCCCGCATCCAGGCAGCCTCGCCATCTCCAGAAGGAAGCATCGGCGCAGAGGGACTGGGGCTGTCGGGCTGGACTCCAGTGGGgcgcagagctgcagccccggAGCCCCCATGAAGGGCGGAGGAGCAACGAgcaccatccccatccctggaccaTCGGcacaggctgctgtgctgcaggtggtgGCAGGCGGCGCTGGCACGGTTAGGACACCTCCTGCCCCTCCAGCACCCGCGGATCTCGCAGCATGACCTCCAACCATCACCTTTCCAACCACTGCCCCGCTGCTCCCAGCCGCCACCAGcatcaccccacaccccacgTGGCTTTCTCCTGTGGCAACCGCGAGCAGATCACCTCCCCTCCACCTCTGGACCAAATGCATTCCCTGCACCGATGTTTACGACACAGAAGCAAGATGcttggttggtttttggttttttttttggttgtccCCTCCCACGCCCCaccctgcctttttttttttaatacaagagctgtgtatttaaaaaatatgactTTTAATTTTAACAACATCAACCTTGCTGGCTATTTTGTAAGAAAGAGTGTGGAACTCGATGAAACCAAGTCAATAAATGTCCAAACGCTGCGCTGGCTTCAGGAAGGGGATCAGGTTCCAGGGCCTGGTGCCCACATCTGCCATCGCTGCTGCCCACGCTACAGTGGGAACGGGTCCCCTCCTTGCAGGCCGTTTGCTCCAGGCTGCAATGGA
The sequence above is drawn from the Gallus gallus isolate bGalGal1 chromosome 11, bGalGal1.mat.broiler.GRCg7b, whole genome shotgun sequence genome and encodes:
- the RLTPR gene encoding capping protein, Arp2/3 and myosin-I linker protein 2 isoform X2 is translated as MAVSPGGIPAELQEGIAASLGAKQILLLKNVQLQVKSKYDDFILVLTPWRAYVLLAALPVRVHSSFSFLEVKDITVLEPSVVVIETDTSSYAFRLMSFDDLEQVVVHVTMSLKKVFPDSSPGTLLKNSPPNLYERIRMVTDSMEEMLQSNQGPCGGFSETYAALCDYNGFTFREEIQWDVDNIYHGQDCREFNLLDFSHLESRDVALSVAALSFNLWFTKLSCKDFRLNQEIAEQLLYMLSKSVKLEELVLENSGLRGDFAQRMAQALSRHPESILHTINLAGNQLEDRGIIAFSRLFEERPKGLQSLNLARTMLTAKGMSALCQALAANEAISSSLRHLDLSGNPGSLAVEDTSSLQSLLGRCSSLTHLSLAATDCSLDTLFGALVHGCCASLVHVDLSKNVYSHRRVKTISPSVKQFFSQARALRHISMAGTKLPPDAVRAVLQGLAYNSHISDLHLDLSSCELRSAGAQVIQDLIPDASAISDLDLSDNGFDSDMVTLVLSIGRSKSIRHVSLGKNFNIKSKDGLVDVLHRIVQLTQEDDCPLQSLSVAESRLKLGTNVLLSALGSNTSLTTLDISGNAMGDTGAKMLAKALQINTKLRTVVWDRNNTTALGLLEVAQALERNYTLKSMPLPMSDVAQAYRSNPERTEEAVHKLQSCLARNQTRRALPTQTFRLQQGILTSSSEQMVNEICLSVQKHIDILSSCPGREMEADILRAEEAIRNANLAVSILPMLYEAGNAPHQSGKLQHKLECLVEEASQTCGREIQAIMQAVLDAAHNLCPPMVQKSGARDQLVNAMSERIHLQEHLSLSAVLDQMVTDVFSKLNEIKLSITAAVADCIVDAVLGDLMAAQCKLAESLPTHGPDLLEPAEDDAAAPARGRNPSELTERGFATEEYKMALRRKNKHFRSIRPTLTVRSLSELELPAAGKARPAPAKDAEPSAGAHPGTPPAQALMDLPTAGERLEHCTKARPRPNRRHKQPPSKPTVQPVAHENSEDRSITRVDEGLEDFFTKRLIAEELPPTVLESGPGSAPLASSSSRTLKKKIGNFFAFKKPKSSRSSRCEKEPEGGAAAPRSRRSMLSDILRAPSKAGEPGKALSKSEEGALSAEPEHSQTPEAARRIRPKYSREGKSQSLILLPGEDEEALGVRQDKKRHLEKSDGELPNSFEQRVHVMLHRMGVTKGLVTESKKQQSKDSEIKKAGSDGDIVDSSADSPPSLKARTHSVSTDASLRGPSEPSPAWKALGRQLNAELTGLGREQLRRCSAGPEQSGQPACREAWSSSLPRQGRSHTGEPTAGTALPPSPCSAAEDNRLTPRLAVLGARRAVSVHEEQLREPECLAELGTATIPLRLRRSPVLKRRPEASSEPRPAAEAGGTAAQDRLQAALDEAQTAAGVLHGERPPAAAQTVVYAQDSAVDQRSPVPGLGEPALGQ